The Staphylococcus sp. 17KM0847 DNA segment TTGAATACATTTAATGGTTTAGTTACAAACAAACCTGTTGCTGAAGCGTTCGATCTTACGTATACGCCAGTGACTGAAGTTTTACAATAAGATAAAAAGCGTAGTGCTTGTCAGATTGGATTCGACAGGCACTACGCTTTTATTTATTCGTTATTTAGGCGCGTTGGATAGGCTTTCGTAGCCATTTTCAGTTACTAAAATATCATCCTCAATACGAACACCTGCAACGTTAGGGACGTAAATACCGGGTTCGATGGTAATAACCATACCTGCTTCTAATAGATTATGATTTGTATGAGAAACATCTTGATATTCGTGTGCTTCTAAGCCCAGACCATGACCTAGACGATGAGGAAAATATTCTCCGTATCCTGCCTCTTCAATAATGCCACGTGCAATACGATCCAATTCACTTAATGGCACACCGGGTTTGATGGCTTCGATTGCTGTTTGTTCAGCTTGTTTTACAATGTGATAAATATTATGTGCTTCTTTGCTTGGATTTCCGAAAGCGACAGTACGTGTAATATCACTGCAATAGTAGTCGTAAATCACACCTAAATCAAATAGGACATATTCATCATTTTGAAGTTTACGTTCTCCGGGTGTACCGTGTGGGGCAGCAGCATGATCGCCAAACAAGACCATCGTATCAAAGCTCATCTCACTGACACCATGTTTTTTGATTTCATTTTCAATATGATTGACAACTTCTCGTTCTGTGACACCGACTTTTAAAAAAGCGGTACCTATTTCAACACATTTGTCTGCAAGTTGTGCAGCTTGGCGCATGGCTGTAATTTCATCTGATGTTTTAACATTACGCAGTTGTTTTAATGTTAAGTCGATGCTGTTGAAAGATTGTACGCCGAATGCCGTTTGTAATTCATTGTAACGCTGTACAGTTAGATGACTTTCTTCTATTAACAATGTGTCGAATTTTGCATCATATTTGGCATAGGGATTTTCAGTATCGAGATAACCTATAATATCACCATCATATGGGGAGGCCTTTACTTCTTCGACATCAAGTTGTGGGACAAATAGTGTTTGTTGTCCTTCTTTTGTGATTAACAGTGCAAAAAGACGCTCATGAGGTTCGCTTTTAAAACCTGTTAAATAAAAAATATTAATAGGATTAGAAACCCATATCGCATCTGCTTGCTTGTCTTGGATCGTTTGTACTAATTGCGCTATTTTTGTCATAATAATCCTCCTTGATCTATTGCTGTTTGTGGGGACAACACGCCATTACGCACATACGTGCTGGAAATAAGAAATGATAGTCACCTAGTTAGTGATTAAGACTTATTTGTCGATTGTTGATATTGTCTGTCACCCATTCTCTTTTATTGTATGTCAGTTATTTTTAAAATTCAAACAATGGTATATGTGTATGATTAAGAACAGCGTGGTATAGTAATGATAACAGTAAAAAGGAGGAATGCTACATGAAGTTATCTTATCATGGTCAATCGGTCGTTTATTTCGAGTCGAATGGTAAGAAAGGAATCATTGACCCATTTATCACTGGAAATGCATTGAGTGACTTAGATGTTGAAACATTAGAACTTGACTATATTATTTTGACACATTGTCACGAAGATCATTTTGGGGATACGATTGAATTGGCACAGCGTACGCAAGCTACTGTTGTTGGAACGGCAGAATTAGCCAACTATTTGTCAACCGCTAAAGGGATTGATAACGTACATCCCATGAATATTGGTGGGCAGTGGACGTTTGATTTTGGTAAATTAAAATTTGTACAAGCATTTCATAGTTCGAGTTTAATGAATGATGAAGGTATTCCTATTTATTTAGGTATGCCGATGGGCGTTATTTTAGAATTAGAAGGGACAACTGTATATCATACAGGAGATACTGCATTATTTAGTGATATGAAGCTCATCGCAGATCGTCATCCTGTTGATGTATGTTTTATTCCAATTGGTGATAATTTCACAATGGGAATTGAAGATGCAAGCTATGCGATTAATACATTCATACAACCTAAAGTGACAGTACCTATTCATTTCAATACATTCCCACTCATTGAACAAGATCCAGAAGCATTCAAAGCTGCAGTTCATGCTGGAGAGGTACAAGTTTTACAACCCGGTGAAGCAGTTCAAATCTAGTCTATCAATAAAAAGTGAGCCTATAACTGTTTGATACAGTTTGGCTCACTTTTATTATTATTTGACGATTAATACAGGAATCTTAGCACGTTTTGCAACTTTATGGCTGACGCTGCCGAGTACGAATTTTTTGGCTTCTTCAGCTTTGCGGTTACTCAAAACCACGATATCGTACTGTCCACTATTCGCAAATGCCACAATTTTCTCTTTAGGGTTCCCACGTTCAATCACTTCCTCATAACGAACATGGTTGGCTTCCAAAGTTTCACGTGTTGGACTCATTTTGTTATGACGAATTGTTTTCAATTCATCAAAGTGTGTACCCATCTTGACAGAAGCTTGAACATCTTGCTCACCGATAACGTTTAATAGTGTAACGACGGTATCCTCTCCTGCAAGTTTCACCACTTCTTGTAGAGCTTTAGCATTTTTTAAGTCTGTGTCGACTGCGAGTAGTATATTTTTATGCATCTCAATCAACCTCCTTAATGCTAGTGTAAACAATATCATACTAAAATGCTATGCTTGTAGGTATTTTTTTGAAAATCTATACATTGAAGAAGCATCGCAATATTTTATAAAAAAAGTTATAATGTATAAGATATATAGGTATAAGGCGTATCAAAATACCTAAATAGAAATAGAGATGTTTTAGAAAATGTAAAGTGTAAAACTAGTGTTCCTATAATATCTTATAAGCTTGTGACAACTGGGAGTTACCCATTCAAAAGTGCCATCATGCAAAGAAGAGGTGTGAAATAGTCAATGTCGAAACATGAAAAAATTATTAAGCACATAGAGGGATTGGCAGTCGGTCAAAAAATATCAGTACGAAAAATAGCGAAATACCTTGATGTGTCAGAAGGAACAGCTTATCGTGCTATCAAAGATGCAGGACAACGTGGTCTAGTTGCGACGATTGATCGTGTAGGTACTGTACGTATTGAAAAAAAGCCGCGTCAACATCTGGATCATCTTACATTTGGAGAAATTGCTAAAATTATAGAAGGACAGTTTATTGGCGGACGCTCAGGTCAATTCAAAACATTGACGAAGTTTGCAATTGGTGCGATGGAAGTGGATAACGTTGTCAACTTTGTATCTAAAAATACATTATTAATCGTTGGTAATCGTCTTGATGTACAGAAGGCGGCATTGCAAAAAGGCAGTGCTGTGTTAATCACAGGAGGATTTGACACAACAGATGAAATCAAAAGAATTGCTAATGAAAAAGAACTTCCGATCATCTCTTCAAATTATGATACGTTTATGGTAGCTAATATCATTAATCGCGCGATGTATAATCAGATGATCAAGAAAGAAATTTTAGTTGTAGAAGATATTGTCATTCCAATTGAGCAAACTTCTTATTTAAAAGATACAATGACGGTACAAGATGTACGTGATAAGTCTAATGCCACAGGACACTCACGCTTTCCAGTAGTGGATGACTATATCAGGCTGACTGGACTGATTACAAGCCGAGATATTATGAATAGAGAAGTGACAGAACAGTTAGGTAAAGTGATGACTAAACCCCCTATCAGTGTTCAAATGCATACAACGGTAGCCAGTTGTGCGCACTTGATGATTTGGGAGGGGATAGAACTATTACCAGTAACAGGTACAAACAAGCAACTTATCGGTGTTATTTCAAGAGAGGATGTCTTGAAGGCGATGCAAGTTGTAGGTAGGCAACCTCAAGTTGGCGAGACCATTAATGACCAAGTGGCAAAACATATTGAAATCCGCAACAATCAAATATTTGTTGAAATCACACCACAGCTTACAAATCAATTTGGAACATTAAGCAAATCCGTGTCTGTTGCTATTATTGAAGAAACGATAAAAACGGTAATGAGAAAACAAAAAAAAGTTGAAGTCATGATTGAGAACTTAAATATCTTCTATATTAAAACGGTACAAATTGAAACTGAAATTGAAGTACGCTATCAAATATTAGACGTTGGACGTAGCTTTGCAAAAATCGAAGTTACGATGCAGAGTGATCAACAGCCTGTTGCTAAAGCATTAATTATGTGTCAGTTATTAGATAACTAGGAGGAATACAAGATGATGCACTATGAACAAATATTTGACAAAATTAAACACTATGAAACGGTAATCATTCACCGTCATGTTCGACCTGATCCGGATGCCTTAGGTTCGCAGTTTGGTTTGAAACGCTATATCCAAGCGAAATATCCTGATAAATCCATTTATGCAGTTGGTACGATGGAACCTTCACTTGCTTTTATGGGGGAGCTGGATACGATAGATGATGCGGTTTATGATGAAGCACTTGTCATTGTCTGTGATACAGCGAATACACCACGTATCGATGATGAACGTTATATCAAAGGGGCAGAAGTGATTAAGATTGATCATCACCCAGCTGTTGATCAATATGGTGATATTCAATTTGTGAATACAGAAGCTTCTTCTACAAGTGAAATCATCTACGATATTGTCGAGTCGATCGGTGACACACATTTGTTGAATAAAGAGATTGCCACTGCATTATATTTAGGCATTGTAGGGGATACGGGGCGTTTCTTATTTAACAATACAACATCAAGAACGATGTACATTGCAAGTGAACTGTTGAAATACAACATTGAACATACACAACTTTTGAACCGACTGGGTGAAAAAGAACCACACCTTATGCCATTTCAAGGTTATGTTTTACAAAACTTTAAACTTGAAGATAATGGTTTTTGCCAAGTGAAAATTACGAAAGATGTTTTAGAAACTTATCAGATTGCACCATCTGAAGCCTCATTATTTGTGAATACCATTGCTGACTTAAAAGGGTTACGCGTATGGGTTTTTGCAGTAGATGAAGGAGAGGAGATTCGCTGTCGCATTCGTTCGAAAGGGATAGTCATTAATGATGTTGCAGCTGACTTTGGAGGCGGCGGTCATCCCAATGCTTCAGGCGTATCTGTTGAGAGTTGGGAAGTGTTTGAGCAACTTGCAACACAGCTACGTGCTAAAGTACAGTAAGGCGTATTGTCTGTTAGAGGAGTGAGAGCAGTATGGTAGCACATTTAAATATTCATACGGCTTATGATTTGCTGAATTCGACATTGACAGTTGAACGCGCAGTTGAACGGGCAAAAGCAGCTGGATATACAGCGGTAGCGATTACGGATCACCATGTCATGTATGGTGTTCCGCAATTTTATAAAGCATGTCAACAAGCTGGGATAAAGCCACTAT contains these protein-coding regions:
- a CDS encoding Xaa-Pro peptidase family protein, whose translation is MTKIAQLVQTIQDKQADAIWVSNPINIFYLTGFKSEPHERLFALLITKEGQQTLFVPQLDVEEVKASPYDGDIIGYLDTENPYAKYDAKFDTLLIEESHLTVQRYNELQTAFGVQSFNSIDLTLKQLRNVKTSDEITAMRQAAQLADKCVEIGTAFLKVGVTEREVVNHIENEIKKHGVSEMSFDTMVLFGDHAAAPHGTPGERKLQNDEYVLFDLGVIYDYYCSDITRTVAFGNPSKEAHNIYHIVKQAEQTAIEAIKPGVPLSELDRIARGIIEEAGYGEYFPHRLGHGLGLEAHEYQDVSHTNHNLLEAGMVITIEPGIYVPNVAGVRIEDDILVTENGYESLSNAPK
- a CDS encoding universal stress protein, producing the protein MHKNILLAVDTDLKNAKALQEVVKLAGEDTVVTLLNVIGEQDVQASVKMGTHFDELKTIRHNKMSPTRETLEANHVRYEEVIERGNPKEKIVAFANSGQYDIVVLSNRKAEEAKKFVLGSVSHKVAKRAKIPVLIVK
- a CDS encoding bifunctional oligoribonuclease/PAP phosphatase NrnA encodes the protein MMHYEQIFDKIKHYETVIIHRHVRPDPDALGSQFGLKRYIQAKYPDKSIYAVGTMEPSLAFMGELDTIDDAVYDEALVIVCDTANTPRIDDERYIKGAEVIKIDHHPAVDQYGDIQFVNTEASSTSEIIYDIVESIGDTHLLNKEIATALYLGIVGDTGRFLFNNTTSRTMYIASELLKYNIEHTQLLNRLGEKEPHLMPFQGYVLQNFKLEDNGFCQVKITKDVLETYQIAPSEASLFVNTIADLKGLRVWVFAVDEGEEIRCRIRSKGIVINDVAADFGGGGHPNASGVSVESWEVFEQLATQLRAKVQ
- a CDS encoding metal-dependent hydrolase, which encodes MKLSYHGQSVVYFESNGKKGIIDPFITGNALSDLDVETLELDYIILTHCHEDHFGDTIELAQRTQATVVGTAELANYLSTAKGIDNVHPMNIGGQWTFDFGKLKFVQAFHSSSLMNDEGIPIYLGMPMGVILELEGTTVYHTGDTALFSDMKLIADRHPVDVCFIPIGDNFTMGIEDASYAINTFIQPKVTVPIHFNTFPLIEQDPEAFKAAVHAGEVQVLQPGEAVQI
- a CDS encoding DRTGG domain-containing protein, producing the protein MSKHEKIIKHIEGLAVGQKISVRKIAKYLDVSEGTAYRAIKDAGQRGLVATIDRVGTVRIEKKPRQHLDHLTFGEIAKIIEGQFIGGRSGQFKTLTKFAIGAMEVDNVVNFVSKNTLLIVGNRLDVQKAALQKGSAVLITGGFDTTDEIKRIANEKELPIISSNYDTFMVANIINRAMYNQMIKKEILVVEDIVIPIEQTSYLKDTMTVQDVRDKSNATGHSRFPVVDDYIRLTGLITSRDIMNREVTEQLGKVMTKPPISVQMHTTVASCAHLMIWEGIELLPVTGTNKQLIGVISREDVLKAMQVVGRQPQVGETINDQVAKHIEIRNNQIFVEITPQLTNQFGTLSKSVSVAIIEETIKTVMRKQKKVEVMIENLNIFYIKTVQIETEIEVRYQILDVGRSFAKIEVTMQSDQQPVAKALIMCQLLDN